The Xanthomonas sp. CFBP 8443 genome has a window encoding:
- a CDS encoding SAM-dependent methyltransferase, with amino-acid sequence MTQRANPVNPYSGPLLTRPLAAALLAARDGGAARWSGSLDLQRSEGQALLAADGWQWGGQTYPYPPKLKDRTIYYWDGEDFAPVSRFGGALIKLVPTEWGAPTFEIDGIKMLPSAQLSPFEDARRKVALIEPRGKRVLDTCGGLGYFAACALEAGVAQLHSFEKNADVLWLRTLNPWSPDPATSDGRLQLAHADVAETIGAIASESMDALLHDPPRFGIAGELYSQVFYDQLARVLRRGGRLFHYTGSPNKLTSGRDVPREVAKRLDKAGFRAELALDGVLATRR; translated from the coding sequence ATGACGCAACGTGCCAACCCCGTGAATCCCTACTCCGGCCCCCTGCTGACCCGCCCGCTCGCCGCAGCGCTGCTTGCCGCACGCGATGGCGGCGCCGCCCGCTGGTCCGGCTCGCTGGATCTGCAGCGCAGCGAGGGTCAGGCGCTGCTCGCCGCGGACGGTTGGCAGTGGGGCGGGCAGACCTACCCGTATCCGCCGAAACTCAAGGACCGCACGATCTATTACTGGGACGGCGAGGACTTCGCGCCGGTATCGCGTTTCGGCGGCGCGCTGATCAAGCTGGTGCCGACCGAATGGGGCGCGCCGACCTTCGAGATCGACGGCATCAAGATGCTGCCCAGCGCACAGCTGTCGCCGTTCGAGGACGCGCGGCGCAAGGTCGCGCTGATCGAACCGCGCGGCAAGCGGGTACTCGACACCTGCGGCGGGCTCGGCTATTTCGCCGCGTGCGCGCTGGAGGCCGGCGTGGCGCAGCTGCACTCGTTCGAGAAGAACGCCGACGTGCTGTGGCTGCGCACGCTCAATCCGTGGTCGCCGGATCCGGCAACCAGCGACGGCCGCCTGCAGCTCGCGCACGCCGATGTGGCCGAGACGATCGGCGCGATCGCCAGCGAGTCGATGGATGCGCTGCTGCACGACCCGCCGCGCTTCGGCATCGCCGGCGAACTGTATTCGCAGGTGTTCTACGACCAGCTGGCGCGGGTGCTGCGCCGTGGCGGGCGGCTGTTCCACTACACCGGCAGCCCGAACAAGCTGACCAGCGGCCGCGACGTACCGCGCGAGGTGGCCAAGCGCTTGGACAAGGCCGGCTTCCGCGCAGAGCTCGCGTTGGACGGCGTATTGGCGACGCGCCGCTAG
- a CDS encoding LysR family transcriptional regulator, protein MAMLNFGRLDLNLLLTLDALLAEHNVTRAAARLHLSQPSVSVHLAKLREALDDPLLLPGPRGMRPTARADALRAPLRQALETLQRAVAPATPFDPAQASNTWRVAATDYGESTIVLPALAALRRAAPGTRLAVLEMSPLQIARQAEQGEIDLALHTREDAPPNLRQRTLFAERYVLAGRAGHPRLQRRPTLAQFCKLEHVIVSPDGGGFSGVTDAALHERGLQRRVVLSVPHFLFVIDALLRTDLVAMLPERLLRDQPGLKVCAPPVEVAGYEMAMLWHERVHRDPAHRWLREHIAASV, encoded by the coding sequence ATGGCCATGCTTAATTTCGGACGCCTGGACCTGAATCTGCTGCTGACCCTGGACGCACTGCTCGCCGAGCACAATGTGACCCGTGCGGCCGCGCGCCTGCACCTGTCGCAGCCTTCGGTCAGCGTGCACCTGGCCAAGCTGCGCGAGGCGCTGGACGATCCGCTGCTGCTGCCCGGTCCGCGCGGCATGCGCCCGACCGCGCGCGCCGACGCCTTGCGCGCGCCGCTGCGGCAGGCGCTGGAGACGCTGCAGCGCGCCGTCGCGCCGGCCACGCCGTTCGATCCTGCGCAGGCCAGCAACACGTGGCGCGTGGCGGCGACCGACTACGGCGAATCGACCATCGTGCTGCCGGCGCTGGCGGCACTGCGCCGCGCGGCGCCGGGCACGCGCTTGGCGGTGCTGGAGATGTCGCCACTGCAGATCGCGCGCCAGGCCGAGCAGGGCGAGATCGATCTGGCCCTGCATACGCGCGAGGATGCGCCGCCGAACCTGCGCCAACGCACCCTGTTCGCCGAGCGCTACGTGCTGGCCGGCCGCGCCGGGCATCCGCGCCTGCAGCGGCGGCCGACGCTGGCGCAGTTCTGCAAGCTCGAACACGTGATCGTGTCGCCGGATGGCGGCGGTTTCAGCGGCGTCACCGACGCGGCCCTGCACGAACGCGGGTTGCAGCGCCGGGTGGTGCTGTCGGTGCCGCATTTTCTGTTCGTCATCGACGCGCTGTTGCGCACCGATCTGGTGGCGATGCTGCCGGAGCGGCTGCTGCGCGATCAGCCCGGCCTGAAGGTCTGCGCGCCGCCGGTGGAGGTGGCCGGTTACGAGATGGCCATGCTGTGGCACGAGCGTGTGCACCGCGATCCGGCGCATCGCTGGCTGCGCGAGCATATCGCCGCTTCGGTTTGA
- a CDS encoding NAD(P)H-dependent oxidoreductase codes for MNVLLVYAHPEPRSLNGALKDFAVQRLQAAGHHVQVSDLYAMRWKPTLDAQDSLDGADGDRFDPSLASKRAFADGRQSADIATEQDKLRWADAVLLQFPLWWFSLPAILKGWVDRVYAYGFAYGVGEHSDARWGDRYGEGTLAGKRAMLIVSTGGWESHYAPRGINGPIDELLFPIQHGILHYPGFDVLPPFVVHRTGRMDTDRFAQTRDALGQRLDTLWSTPPIAFRTQNGGDYAIPELTLRPQVAPGRSGFAAHVRAPGEDEAPR; via the coding sequence ATGAACGTGTTGCTGGTCTACGCCCACCCCGAACCGAGGTCGCTCAACGGCGCCCTCAAGGACTTCGCCGTGCAACGCCTGCAGGCCGCCGGGCACCACGTTCAGGTGTCGGACCTGTACGCGATGCGATGGAAGCCCACGCTCGACGCGCAGGATAGTCTGGACGGCGCGGACGGCGATCGCTTCGATCCGTCGCTCGCTTCCAAGCGCGCCTTCGCCGACGGCCGCCAGAGCGCGGACATCGCCACCGAGCAGGACAAGCTGCGCTGGGCGGACGCCGTGCTGCTGCAGTTCCCGCTGTGGTGGTTCTCGCTGCCGGCGATCCTGAAAGGCTGGGTGGACCGCGTGTATGCGTATGGGTTCGCCTACGGCGTCGGCGAACATTCCGATGCGCGCTGGGGCGACCGCTACGGCGAAGGCACGCTGGCCGGCAAGCGCGCGATGCTGATCGTCAGCACTGGCGGTTGGGAGTCGCACTACGCGCCGCGCGGCATCAACGGCCCGATCGACGAGCTGCTGTTCCCGATCCAGCACGGCATCCTGCACTATCCCGGCTTCGACGTGCTGCCGCCGTTCGTGGTCCACCGCACCGGCCGCATGGATACGGATCGGTTCGCACAGACCCGCGATGCGCTCGGCCAGCGCCTGGACACGCTGTGGAGCACGCCGCCGATCGCGTTCCGCACGCAGAACGGCGGCGACTACGCGATCCCGGAACTGACGCTGCGGCCGCAGGTCGCCCCTGGCCGGAGCGGATTCGCGGCGCATGTCCGGGCGCCCGGCGAGGACGAAGCGCCGCGCTAG
- a CDS encoding DUF1615 domain-containing protein → MQHPPFSTPARLLVLCAAAMLGACATQAPRAPERTPAEVKADIARRIPATIPDRSGWANDVYVALSSQEMATSADNICAVLAVIEQESTYRANPPVPGLGKLSRAELGRRAAALHVPGFMLDAALALKSPNGRSYGERIAAARTEQELSVIFEDVAGSVPLGQRLFGDLNPVRTGGPMQVSIAFAEAHTDGYPYPVQDTVRHEVFSRRGGVWFGTRHLLGYPNDYDALLYRFADFNAGWYASRNAAFQAALSKTSGMSLALDGDLLIPGAGIDQPGATERAARSLGERLALRDQEIRRALERGNAADFGDTELYRKVFALAERSAGKPLPRAVLPGITLESPKITRTLTTAWFAQRVAERWRRCMGK, encoded by the coding sequence ATGCAGCACCCGCCCTTCTCAACGCCCGCCCGCCTGCTCGTCCTGTGCGCCGCCGCGATGCTGGGCGCCTGCGCCACGCAGGCGCCGCGCGCGCCCGAGCGCACCCCGGCCGAGGTCAAGGCCGACATCGCACGGCGCATTCCGGCGACGATTCCCGACCGCAGCGGCTGGGCCAACGACGTCTATGTCGCGCTGTCCTCGCAGGAGATGGCCACCAGCGCCGACAACATCTGCGCGGTGCTGGCGGTGATCGAGCAGGAGTCCACCTATCGGGCCAATCCGCCGGTGCCTGGGCTCGGCAAACTGTCGCGCGCGGAACTGGGCCGGCGCGCGGCGGCGCTGCACGTGCCCGGGTTCATGCTCGATGCGGCGCTGGCGCTGAAGTCGCCCAATGGCCGCAGCTATGGCGAGCGCATCGCCGCGGCGCGCACCGAGCAGGAACTCAGCGTCATCTTCGAGGACGTCGCCGGCAGCGTGCCGCTGGGCCAGCGCCTGTTCGGCGATCTGAACCCGGTGCGCACCGGTGGCCCGATGCAGGTCAGCATCGCCTTCGCCGAGGCGCATACCGACGGGTATCCGTATCCGGTGCAGGACACGGTGCGCCACGAGGTGTTCAGCCGCCGCGGCGGGGTCTGGTTCGGCACGCGGCATCTGCTCGGTTACCCGAACGACTACGACGCACTGCTGTATCGCTTCGCCGACTTCAACGCCGGTTGGTACGCCAGCCGCAACGCGGCGTTCCAGGCCGCGCTGTCCAAGACCAGCGGCATGAGTCTGGCGCTGGACGGCGATCTGTTGATTCCCGGCGCCGGCATCGACCAGCCCGGCGCCACCGAGCGCGCAGCGCGCAGCCTTGGCGAACGGCTGGCGCTGCGCGACCAGGAGATCCGCCGTGCACTGGAGCGCGGCAACGCCGCCGACTTCGGCGACACCGAACTCTATCGCAAGGTCTTCGCGTTGGCCGAGCGCAGCGCGGGCAAGCCGCTGCCGCGTGCGGTGCTGCCCGGCATCACCCTGGAGAGCCCGAAGATCACCCGCACCCTCACCACCGCCTGGTTCGCACAGCGCGTCGCCGAGCGCTGGCGCCGCTGCATGGGCAAGTGA
- a CDS encoding peptidoglycan-binding protein: protein MPRFNESSALLLKTAVDSGITSPAELANLMGNAAVETGHFRRMHENMGYTSADSLIGAVSSADDRFTRQQVEEAVASRDPQRIATVMYENRPDIGNTEPGDGWRFHGRGYLQYTGRDNYERYGERFGVDLANNPDLAAEPQTAANLAVAYWEDRVPQNLRDDARAAGRIINGGDNGADERVRAADQWAQTITPELVADIQSGKVTLDQLARMGGDERSNQTRALQEQLSELGYRGADGKPLNPDGDFGRNTRHALQDFQRAHGLDDDAVVGRKTREALAEAKQTPLVSEATHPENPYFEHLRERMPDATDAQVAYTLQSAKAEGVNGPQQIQEVTVRDNVAFVAGTTPGFRARVDLEQAPSLQESTRQIDLHSQQRGQELQQQHTLQQEPAQARGGMTA from the coding sequence ATGCCCCGTTTCAACGAGAGTTCGGCACTGCTGTTGAAGACCGCGGTCGATTCCGGCATCACCTCGCCCGCGGAACTGGCCAACCTGATGGGGAACGCGGCCGTCGAGACCGGCCACTTCCGCCGCATGCACGAGAACATGGGCTACACCTCGGCCGACAGCCTGATCGGCGCGGTGTCCTCTGCCGACGACCGCTTCACTCGCCAACAGGTCGAAGAGGCCGTCGCCAGTCGCGATCCGCAGCGCATCGCCACCGTGATGTACGAGAACCGCCCCGATATCGGCAACACCGAGCCAGGCGACGGCTGGCGTTTCCATGGCCGCGGCTACCTGCAGTACACCGGCCGCGACAACTACGAGCGCTATGGCGAACGCTTCGGTGTCGACCTCGCCAACAATCCCGACCTGGCCGCCGAGCCGCAGACCGCCGCCAACCTCGCGGTGGCCTACTGGGAAGACCGCGTGCCGCAGAACCTGCGCGACGATGCACGTGCCGCCGGACGCATCATCAACGGCGGCGACAATGGCGCCGACGAGCGCGTGCGAGCCGCGGACCAATGGGCGCAGACCATCACTCCGGAACTGGTGGCCGACATCCAGAGCGGCAAGGTCACGCTGGACCAATTGGCGCGCATGGGCGGAGACGAACGCAGCAACCAGACGCGCGCACTGCAGGAACAGCTGTCCGAACTGGGTTACCGCGGCGCCGACGGCAAGCCGCTGAACCCGGACGGCGATTTCGGCCGCAATACCCGCCACGCCCTGCAGGATTTCCAGCGCGCGCACGGGTTGGACGACGACGCGGTCGTCGGACGCAAGACGCGAGAGGCGCTGGCCGAGGCCAAGCAAACGCCGCTGGTCTCGGAAGCGACGCATCCCGAGAACCCCTACTTCGAGCATCTACGCGAACGCATGCCTGACGCCACCGACGCCCAGGTCGCGTATACCCTGCAGTCCGCGAAGGCCGAGGGCGTCAACGGCCCGCAGCAGATCCAGGAAGTGACGGTACGCGACAACGTCGCCTTCGTCGCTGGCACCACGCCGGGTTTCCGCGCGCGCGTCGATCTCGAGCAGGCGCCGTCGCTGCAGGAGAGCACGCGTCAAATCGATCTGCACAGCCAGCAGCGCGGGCAGGAACTGCAGCAACAGCACACGCTCCAGCAGGAGCCTGCGCAGGCACGGGGCGGAATGACGGCCTGA